A single Bacillus sp. HMF5848 DNA region contains:
- a CDS encoding methyl-accepting chemotaxis protein has translation MHVASGAEQQTQLAEATNMSVNDISSQLESVSGSMKDAMHITMNTTTQVEEGHSHVRDVINHMKNINVKVQNLGEVIQTLDSQSKEIQQIVTLITDISEQTNLLALNAAIEAARAGEHGKGFGVVAAEVRKLAEQTAGAAGNIATILKSTQKETATAVTVMKDNSVAVAKGSELVNNVGTIFDQIAGSMHQVKEQADVVQHSVETTKDKMQSMLLAARDIQDVSKQSASSLEQVSATTEEQNATIQELSASANELSHTANLLRESFAKFTIIHESTEEVVLEDDVIAEEQIGKDSDIEIPEDQTNEIQDNEMK, from the coding sequence ATGCACGTTGCGTCTGGGGCTGAACAACAAACACAGCTGGCTGAAGCAACTAACATGTCTGTAAATGATATATCATCTCAGCTTGAGAGTGTTTCTGGTAGCATGAAGGATGCTATGCATATCACAATGAATACAACGACTCAAGTTGAAGAAGGACACTCTCATGTTCGTGATGTAATTAATCACATGAAAAATATTAATGTGAAGGTTCAAAATTTAGGAGAAGTTATTCAAACGTTGGACAGTCAGTCTAAAGAAATTCAACAAATTGTTACTCTTATTACTGATATTTCTGAGCAAACAAATTTACTAGCGCTTAACGCTGCTATTGAGGCTGCTCGTGCCGGAGAGCATGGCAAAGGCTTTGGTGTTGTAGCGGCTGAGGTTCGTAAGCTTGCTGAACAAACAGCAGGTGCAGCTGGTAATATTGCTACAATCCTTAAATCAACACAAAAAGAAACAGCAACAGCGGTAACTGTCATGAAAGATAACTCAGTGGCAGTTGCAAAAGGATCTGAATTAGTAAATAATGTAGGAACTATTTTTGATCAAATTGCAGGATCTATGCATCAAGTTAAAGAGCAAGCCGACGTAGTACAGCATTCTGTTGAAACAACAAAAGATAAGATGCAATCGATGCTTTTAGCTGCCCGTGACATTCAAGACGTATCCAAACAATCCGCTAGTAGTTTGGAACAAGTTTCGGCAACTACTGAAGAACAAAACGCTACTATCCAAGAGCTCTCTGCTTCTGCAAATGAATTGTCTCACACTGCGAATCTATTAAGAGAATCTTTCGCTAAATTTACGATCATACATGAAAGTACGGAAGAAGTAGTACTTGAAGACGATGTAATTGCTGAAGAACAAATAGGTAAAGACAGTGATATTGAAATACCTGAAGATCAAACTAATGAGATACAGGATAACGAAATGAAATAA
- the hemL gene encoding glutamate-1-semialdehyde 2,1-aminomutase, with the protein MRNYEMSKQVFKEAVTLMPGGVNSPVRAFKSVNMDPIVMERGKGSKIYDVDGNEYIDYVLSWGPLILGHVNDKVVEAIREVTERGTSFGAPTKVENELAKLVIDRVPSIEMVRMVSSGTEATMSALRLARGFTGRNKIVKFEGCYHGHGDSLLIKAGSGVATLGLPDSPGVPEGVAQNTITVPYNDMESLRFAFNEFGDDIAAIIVEPVAGNMGVVPPLPGYLQQLRDITNEFGALLIFDEVMTGFRVDYRCAQGYYDVTPDLTCLGKVIGGGLPVGAYGGRADIMAKVAPSGPIYQAGTLSGNPLAMSAGLATLSQLTPDTYVEFNKKATRLLEGLTTAAKKYDIPHSTNRAGSMVGFFFTNETVTSYEKAKTSDLQMFARFYQEMANNGVFLPPSQFEGLFLSTAHSDEDIEHTIDAAEKAFAVIRG; encoded by the coding sequence ATGCGCAATTATGAAATGTCGAAACAAGTATTTAAAGAAGCTGTTACGTTAATGCCTGGTGGGGTAAACAGTCCTGTTCGTGCTTTTAAATCGGTTAACATGGACCCAATTGTGATGGAGCGCGGAAAAGGCTCAAAAATATATGATGTCGATGGAAATGAGTACATTGATTACGTGCTTTCATGGGGACCACTTATTTTAGGACATGTCAATGACAAAGTTGTTGAAGCAATAAGAGAAGTAACGGAGCGTGGAACAAGCTTTGGCGCGCCTACAAAAGTAGAAAATGAGTTAGCAAAACTTGTAATTGACCGCGTACCATCAATTGAAATGGTACGCATGGTAAGTTCGGGTACTGAAGCTACTATGAGTGCGTTACGGTTAGCACGTGGATTTACAGGAAGAAATAAGATTGTCAAATTCGAAGGCTGCTATCACGGACATGGAGATAGTTTACTTATAAAGGCTGGCTCTGGGGTTGCTACTTTGGGGTTACCAGACAGTCCTGGGGTCCCTGAAGGTGTAGCGCAAAACACGATAACAGTGCCATACAACGATATGGAAAGCCTTCGCTTCGCTTTTAACGAGTTTGGCGACGATATTGCAGCTATTATAGTGGAACCAGTCGCAGGAAATATGGGCGTTGTGCCACCACTACCAGGTTACTTACAGCAGTTGCGTGATATAACAAATGAATTCGGAGCTCTATTAATTTTTGATGAGGTTATGACAGGCTTTCGTGTAGATTATCGCTGTGCACAAGGATATTATGACGTGACCCCTGACTTAACTTGTTTAGGTAAAGTCATTGGTGGTGGACTACCTGTTGGTGCATACGGCGGTCGCGCTGATATTATGGCAAAAGTAGCACCGAGCGGACCAATCTATCAAGCAGGCACTCTTTCCGGTAATCCGTTGGCGATGTCAGCAGGACTAGCAACATTGTCGCAGCTAACCCCTGACACGTACGTCGAGTTTAATAAAAAAGCAACTCGCCTTTTAGAAGGATTAACAACGGCTGCTAAAAAATACGATATTCCACATTCGACAAATCGAGCAGGTTCTATGGTAGGCTTTTTCTTTACAAATGAGACAGTTACTTCGTACGAAAAAGCAAAAACCTCTGATTTACAAATGTTTGCACGCTTTTACCAAGAGATGGCAAACAATGGTGTGTTCTTACCACCATCACAATTTGAAGGATTATTTTTATCGACGGCTCACAGCGATGAGGATATTGAGCATACAATCGATGCTGCTGAAAAAGCATTTGCAGTCATACGAGGATAA
- a CDS encoding valine--tRNA ligase has translation MDKTLPTKYNPSEVEQGRYKWWIDKEFFKAKGEADKQPYTIVIPPPNVTGKLHLGHAWDTTLQDILTRMKRMQGYDVLWLPGMDHAGIATQAKVEEKLRSEGKSRYDLGREAFVEETWKWKEEYASHIRAQWEKLGLGLDYSRERFTLDEGLSKAVREVFVSLYKKGLIYRGEYIINWDPSTKTALSDIEVIYKEVTGAFYHMKYPLADGSGHIEIATTRPETMLGDTAVAVHPNDERYKHLIGKKVKLPIVGREIEIVADDYVDMEFGSGAVKITPAHDPNDFEIGNRHNLERVLVMNEDGTMNDKAGKYEGLDRFACRKQIVKDLQEQGVLFNIEEHVHSVGHSERSGAVVEPYLSTQWFVKMQPLADEAVKLQQGDDAVNFVPDRFERTYLHWMENTRDWCISRQLWWGHRIPAWYHKETGEIHVDHEPPTDLENWRQEEDVLDTWFSSALWPFSTMGWPDTESADFKHFYSTDVLVTGYDIIGFWVSRMIFQALEFTGERPFKDVLIHGLVRDAEGRKMSKSLGNGVDPMEVIDQYGADSLRYFLSTGSSPGQDLRYSTEKVESTWNFANKIWNASRFVLMNMGEFKYEDIDLTGEKSVADEWILTRLNETIDAVTKLADKYEFGEVGRVLYNFIWDDLCDWYIEMAKLPLYGDDEQAKHTTRSVLAYVLESTMKLLHPFMPFITEEIWQHLPHEGESITLASWPKVNDDLTNKQAAADMKLLVDIIRSVRNIRAEVNTPMSKQVPLMIRAKDDTVLNQLTTNKHYIERFCNPSDLQIAVNIEAPDKVMTAVVTGAELILPLAGLLDVEEEIKRLEKELDKLNKEVERVDKKLSNEGFVKKAPQHVIEEEKRKQNDYIEKRETVLQRLADWKK, from the coding sequence ATGGACAAAACATTACCGACAAAGTATAACCCTAGTGAAGTTGAGCAAGGACGATATAAATGGTGGATTGATAAAGAGTTTTTTAAAGCAAAAGGAGAGGCTGATAAACAACCTTATACGATTGTAATTCCTCCACCAAATGTAACAGGTAAACTACATCTCGGGCATGCATGGGATACAACTCTTCAAGATATTTTAACGAGAATGAAGCGTATGCAAGGCTATGATGTTTTATGGTTACCGGGTATGGACCATGCGGGAATTGCTACGCAAGCAAAAGTAGAAGAAAAGCTTCGTTCTGAAGGAAAGTCACGTTACGACTTAGGACGTGAAGCGTTCGTTGAAGAAACATGGAAATGGAAGGAAGAGTATGCTTCACATATTAGAGCGCAATGGGAAAAGTTAGGCTTAGGCTTAGATTACTCACGAGAGCGTTTTACTCTCGATGAAGGTTTATCAAAAGCAGTTCGTGAAGTGTTCGTTAGCTTGTATAAGAAAGGTCTCATTTATCGCGGCGAATATATAATTAACTGGGATCCATCAACAAAAACGGCATTATCGGATATAGAAGTTATTTATAAAGAGGTTACAGGTGCTTTTTATCATATGAAGTATCCATTAGCTGATGGGTCGGGTCACATTGAAATTGCGACAACTCGTCCAGAAACTATGCTAGGTGATACGGCCGTTGCTGTTCATCCAAACGATGAACGTTACAAGCATTTAATAGGTAAAAAAGTTAAATTGCCAATCGTTGGTCGTGAAATTGAAATAGTGGCGGATGATTATGTTGATATGGAGTTTGGCTCCGGTGCTGTCAAAATTACACCAGCACACGACCCAAATGACTTTGAAATCGGAAATCGACATAATTTAGAACGTGTACTTGTTATGAATGAAGACGGCACAATGAACGACAAAGCTGGAAAGTATGAAGGACTTGATCGCTTTGCGTGTCGCAAACAAATAGTAAAAGACTTACAAGAACAAGGTGTTTTATTTAATATTGAAGAGCATGTTCATTCTGTTGGGCATAGTGAACGTAGTGGGGCTGTAGTCGAACCATACTTATCTACACAGTGGTTTGTAAAAATGCAACCTCTAGCTGATGAGGCCGTTAAATTACAACAAGGTGATGATGCGGTAAACTTTGTACCGGATCGTTTTGAGAGAACATATTTACATTGGATGGAGAACACGCGAGACTGGTGTATTTCACGTCAATTATGGTGGGGCCACCGTATCCCTGCGTGGTATCATAAAGAAACGGGAGAAATACATGTAGATCATGAACCACCAACTGATTTAGAGAACTGGAGACAGGAAGAGGATGTACTAGATACTTGGTTTAGCTCAGCATTATGGCCATTTTCAACGATGGGCTGGCCTGATACAGAGTCAGCTGATTTTAAACACTTTTACTCAACTGATGTTCTCGTAACGGGCTATGATATTATTGGGTTTTGGGTTTCACGTATGATTTTCCAAGCGTTAGAATTTACTGGTGAGCGTCCATTCAAGGATGTTCTCATTCACGGACTTGTTCGTGATGCAGAAGGACGCAAAATGAGTAAATCACTTGGCAATGGTGTCGATCCAATGGAAGTGATTGATCAATATGGAGCCGATTCACTCCGTTATTTCTTATCCACAGGATCTTCGCCAGGGCAAGATTTACGTTACTCTACGGAAAAGGTAGAATCAACATGGAACTTTGCAAATAAAATTTGGAACGCTTCACGCTTTGTTTTAATGAACATGGGTGAATTTAAGTACGAAGATATTGATTTAACAGGGGAAAAATCAGTAGCAGATGAATGGATTCTCACTCGTCTAAATGAAACAATTGATGCCGTAACAAAGCTGGCAGATAAGTATGAGTTTGGCGAAGTAGGTCGCGTACTATATAACTTCATTTGGGATGATTTATGTGACTGGTACATTGAAATGGCAAAGCTTCCTCTTTACGGTGATGATGAGCAAGCGAAGCATACAACTCGATCAGTACTTGCGTATGTACTTGAAAGCACAATGAAGCTATTGCATCCATTTATGCCGTTTATTACCGAGGAAATATGGCAGCACCTTCCGCATGAAGGGGAGTCAATAACTCTTGCAAGCTGGCCAAAGGTTAATGATGATCTTACGAATAAACAGGCTGCTGCAGATATGAAACTACTTGTTGATATTATTCGTTCTGTGCGTAATATTCGTGCAGAGGTTAATACGCCAATGAGTAAGCAAGTACCATTAATGATTCGTGCGAAAGACGACACTGTTCTTAACCAGCTTACAACAAACAAGCATTATATAGAGCGATTCTGTAATCCAAGCGATTTACAAATTGCCGTTAATATTGAAGCACCAGACAAGGTGATGACGGCTGTTGTCACAGGAGCTGAATTGATCTTACCTTTAGCGGGCTTATTGGATGTAGAAGAAGAAATTAAACGATTAGAGAAAGAACTTGATAAACTAAACAAAGAAGTTGAACGTGTTGATAAAAAATTAAGCAATGAGGGCTTTGTGAAGAAGGCACCTCAACACGTTATTGAAGAAGAAAAGCGTAAGCAAAACGATTATATTGAAAAACGTGAGACAGTTCTTCAACGTTTAGCAGATTGGAAAAAATAA
- a CDS encoding sensor domain-containing diguanylate cyclase: MVTRRFQIYLYVLYLLLAPVVLYYVYIQDNNLQQLATLDYVLFTIIMVVVSLFPIVINGTPILFAHGVSLVIFLTYGLLAEIIAMQVTVVLLMLRLRVSKSESYRLPLNLLIFLIGSLVSGLAYYSLGGTHSISQPLTFTGFFIPVVAYVVAKYVSNTTIVLITKRLLMNEKMKYFTRETLWDVVSELVVFPLGLILFILYYEVGREALIYIGGILIILSAVLQMFYKSQQVNYYLQKASEIGHQLAERLDVEKVIDLFTEKIFDMLPIEHSFIFDVDENDNLILIQYVKNGKKRDHKIDFEEIPSGEGIVYKAFQTKAVVLYDSQEHWDIVTSQYIPKTCQSVLAVPIMRHSYVAGVLVVTSRKKRAFEKYQLMIMDILSSYLAVAAENARHYEETKKRSEHCALTNLYNYYYFETVLEKQFNRLQYSKEINNLSLILLDIDHFKRVNDTYGHQSGNVVLCEIAKCLKQEIGDRGIVARYGGEEFVILLPDVDWKQCYQYAECIRLAIANTPFPLQNDLSDKTDTQSVSVTVSIGIATAPEDADDAQSLVRHADRAMYVGAKQAGRNRVAEYLK; encoded by the coding sequence ATGGTAACAAGAAGATTTCAAATCTACTTATATGTTCTGTATCTTTTACTTGCGCCTGTTGTTTTATATTATGTATACATACAAGACAATAATCTTCAGCAGTTAGCAACGCTTGATTATGTACTGTTTACCATTATCATGGTTGTTGTTTCCCTTTTTCCAATTGTTATAAATGGAACCCCTATTCTGTTTGCTCATGGCGTGTCTTTAGTTATTTTTCTTACATATGGTCTATTGGCAGAAATTATTGCGATGCAGGTTACGGTTGTGTTATTAATGCTTCGCTTACGAGTTTCTAAGTCCGAAAGCTATCGTTTACCGCTAAACCTTCTCATCTTTCTAATAGGGTCATTAGTAAGCGGATTAGCATATTACAGTCTTGGTGGCACGCACAGCATTAGTCAACCCCTTACTTTTACGGGCTTTTTTATTCCTGTCGTCGCGTATGTTGTCGCTAAATATGTGAGCAATACAACAATCGTGTTAATCACAAAAAGGCTACTAATGAATGAAAAAATGAAATATTTTACAAGGGAAACGCTATGGGATGTTGTATCCGAACTTGTCGTTTTTCCTTTAGGGCTCATATTATTTATATTATATTATGAAGTTGGTAGAGAAGCTTTAATATATATTGGTGGTATTTTAATTATACTATCAGCTGTATTACAAATGTTTTATAAAAGCCAACAAGTGAATTACTATTTGCAAAAAGCTAGTGAAATAGGCCATCAATTAGCTGAGCGACTTGATGTTGAGAAAGTTATTGATTTATTCACTGAGAAAATTTTTGATATGCTACCGATTGAACATTCTTTTATTTTTGATGTTGATGAGAATGATAATTTAATATTAATTCAATATGTGAAAAATGGTAAAAAGAGAGATCATAAGATAGATTTTGAGGAAATCCCTTCAGGAGAAGGCATTGTCTACAAGGCATTCCAAACAAAGGCTGTTGTGTTGTATGATTCGCAAGAGCATTGGGATATAGTTACATCGCAATATATACCTAAAACGTGTCAAAGTGTACTAGCAGTTCCTATTATGCGTCATAGCTATGTCGCTGGCGTGCTTGTAGTTACCTCGCGCAAAAAAAGAGCTTTTGAAAAATACCAGCTTATGATAATGGATATTTTATCATCTTACCTAGCGGTTGCTGCTGAAAATGCAAGACACTATGAAGAAACTAAAAAAAGAAGTGAGCATTGTGCGCTAACAAACTTATACAACTATTATTATTTTGAAACAGTACTAGAAAAGCAGTTTAATAGACTACAGTATTCTAAAGAAATAAATAATCTCTCGCTCATTTTACTTGACATAGATCACTTTAAGAGGGTCAATGATACATATGGCCATCAAAGTGGGAATGTAGTTTTATGTGAAATTGCAAAATGTTTAAAGCAAGAGATTGGGGACAGAGGTATTGTTGCAAGATATGGTGGAGAGGAATTTGTAATCTTACTCCCTGATGTAGATTGGAAACAATGCTATCAGTATGCTGAGTGTATTCGACTAGCTATTGCTAATACACCTTTTCCACTTCAAAATGATTTAAGCGATAAGACCGACACACAAAGTGTGTCTGTAACGGTTAGTATTGGAATCGCAACAGCACCAGAGGATGCTGACGATGCACAATCACTTGTACGCCATGCAGATAGAGCGATGTATGTAGGTGCTAAACAAGCTGGACGTAACCGCGTAGCAGAATACTTAAAGTAA
- a CDS encoding folylpolyglutamate synthase/dihydrofolate synthase family protein, which produces MTNKMTYNEAVSWIHNRLRLGIKPGLQRMKWMMERLGHPHKKMKAIHVGGTNGKGSTVCFVRNILEQHSYQVGTFTSPYLISFNERISVNGEPITDNEITELVQIIKPLAEQLETTELGAPTEFEVITAMAFYYFGELRKVDFVIFEVGLGGRLDSTNIVEPLVSVITSIGFDHMAILGDSLEQIAFEKAGIIKKGTPVVVGVDQEEALTVIKKQAIPSQADILVLNTEAIINDHEVKASGELFTLTTPLKKYKQLDISMNGFHQVRNASIAVMAVEQLHNQGALTIDDVSLRNGLHKANWQGRYEILQSSPPIIIDGAHNPEGVASLLATLEAHIPHKRWHFIIAVLNDKKLENMLNSISSKASSVSCTTFNFPRACQAEELAELIHHDNKQIFDDWRHAIDENIRQLSEEDALIITGSLYFLSDVRKYVLESL; this is translated from the coding sequence ATGACTAACAAAATGACTTATAATGAGGCTGTGTCATGGATACATAATCGTTTACGGTTAGGTATTAAGCCTGGCTTACAACGTATGAAATGGATGATGGAGAGACTAGGTCATCCTCATAAAAAAATGAAAGCAATACATGTTGGTGGAACAAATGGGAAAGGCTCAACTGTTTGTTTTGTTAGAAATATTCTTGAACAGCATTCTTATCAAGTTGGAACATTTACCTCCCCATACTTAATCTCCTTTAATGAGCGAATTAGCGTGAATGGTGAACCGATTACAGACAATGAGATAACTGAATTAGTACAAATAATAAAACCTTTAGCTGAACAGCTCGAAACAACCGAATTAGGAGCACCAACAGAGTTCGAAGTTATAACTGCAATGGCATTTTACTACTTTGGCGAGCTTAGGAAAGTTGATTTCGTAATTTTTGAGGTTGGACTGGGAGGGCGTTTAGATTCAACTAATATAGTTGAACCACTAGTGTCTGTTATTACTTCTATTGGCTTTGATCATATGGCAATCCTAGGTGATTCACTTGAGCAAATTGCATTTGAAAAAGCTGGAATAATAAAAAAAGGTACCCCTGTTGTAGTTGGAGTAGATCAAGAAGAAGCTCTGACTGTCATTAAAAAGCAAGCAATTCCTTCACAAGCCGACATTTTAGTTTTAAACACGGAAGCGATTATTAACGATCATGAAGTAAAAGCGAGCGGGGAACTATTTACATTAACAACTCCACTTAAAAAATATAAACAGCTTGATATATCTATGAATGGATTCCACCAAGTTCGCAATGCCTCCATTGCTGTTATGGCTGTCGAGCAATTACATAATCAAGGTGCACTAACTATCGATGATGTATCTTTACGGAATGGATTACATAAGGCAAATTGGCAGGGGCGGTATGAAATATTGCAATCCTCACCTCCTATTATAATTGATGGCGCTCACAACCCTGAGGGAGTAGCCAGTTTACTTGCTACACTTGAGGCACATATTCCGCATAAAAGATGGCATTTTATTATCGCAGTCTTAAATGATAAAAAGTTAGAAAATATGTTAAACTCGATTTCATCAAAAGCTAGCTCTGTCTCTTGCACAACATTTAATTTTCCTAGAGCATGTCAAGCCGAGGAATTAGCTGAACTTATTCATCATGATAATAAGCAAATCTTTGATGATTGGCGCCATGCTATTGATGAAAACATCCGACAATTATCGGAGGAGGACGCGTTAATTATAACCGGTTCGCTTTATTTTCTATCAGATGTTAGAAAATATGTTCTAGAAAGTCTGTGA
- the spoVID gene encoding stage VI sporulation protein D produces MTDQNSYLRFSVEESVWFQKGQEVAQLVSISLDPDIAIHEHEQYISIRGALQLTGEYQIDEQDEEEEYIAGRRYVQEVRTREDGNGEMAHRFPVDITIPKNRIQNLEDVYVSVDSFDYELPSSGCLQLTADISISGIYGTQQSTPAREEEHEEELSAVSDVTADDSPQFTSNSNTVIDENDEVEKDEQSIQESSDELEEQDAVLTRFQSIDDKVDTAEENSEDLTYTPFEVEARKEAYEEVVYEREEEIEDQEEDEAVLENDESEDAVVASDNDIEEDETEENEENEDLVLTGARTETKSPLVELKGRLEKSESASHAAEQDTAPAAPKKENTLYLTKLFAREEEDEFTRMRICIVQQGESLEHICERYDVSMQSLLRVNNLESDLDVSEGQLLYIPTLVKK; encoded by the coding sequence ATGACTGATCAGAATTCGTATTTACGTTTTTCTGTTGAAGAATCTGTTTGGTTCCAAAAGGGACAGGAAGTAGCTCAGCTCGTTTCTATTTCACTCGATCCTGACATTGCTATCCATGAGCACGAACAATATATTTCGATTCGGGGCGCATTGCAATTAACAGGTGAGTATCAAATAGATGAACAAGATGAGGAAGAAGAGTATATCGCTGGACGAAGGTATGTACAAGAAGTTCGTACTCGAGAAGATGGGAATGGAGAAATGGCACATCGCTTCCCAGTCGATATAACTATCCCTAAAAACAGAATTCAAAATTTAGAAGATGTGTATGTGTCTGTGGATTCGTTTGATTACGAATTACCAAGCAGTGGATGCCTGCAACTAACCGCTGATATTTCGATTAGTGGGATATATGGCACACAACAGAGTACACCTGCACGTGAAGAGGAACACGAAGAAGAGCTATCAGCTGTATCAGATGTAACGGCTGATGATAGCCCTCAGTTTACAAGTAATTCAAACACTGTGATTGATGAGAATGACGAAGTCGAAAAAGACGAGCAATCTATTCAAGAGAGTTCAGATGAGTTAGAGGAGCAGGATGCTGTTCTTACTCGCTTCCAGTCAATTGATGACAAGGTGGATACGGCAGAAGAAAATAGCGAGGATTTAACATATACGCCTTTTGAAGTTGAAGCCCGCAAGGAAGCATATGAGGAAGTTGTATATGAGCGTGAAGAAGAAATAGAGGATCAAGAAGAGGACGAAGCAGTCCTTGAAAACGATGAATCAGAAGATGCTGTTGTTGCATCTGACAATGATATCGAAGAAGATGAGACTGAAGAGAACGAGGAAAATGAAGATTTGGTTCTTACCGGAGCAAGAACTGAGACGAAATCACCTTTAGTTGAATTAAAAGGGCGTCTTGAAAAAAGCGAATCAGCTTCTCATGCTGCTGAACAGGATACAGCCCCTGCAGCACCAAAAAAAGAAAATACGTTATATTTAACTAAATTATTTGCAAGAGAAGAAGAAGATGAGTTTACGCGTATGAGAATCTGCATCGTTCAGCAAGGGGAATCGTTAGAGCATATTTGTGAGCGATATGATGTGTCGATGCAATCTTTATTACGAGTGAATAATTTAGAAAGTGATTTAGATGTGTCGGAAGGACAACTGCTTTATATTCCTACGCTTGTAAAAAAGTAA
- the ysxE gene encoding spore coat protein YsxE: protein MLTSVLRGYNITPEYVEAYGRAQKVVSRNGTYALKQTSLEHARKLENIFTYLREKGFNHYVPVHRAANNEYVLEQKDTAYYLMPWYANNANEERNEKHLTMFRVLSDLHRKTMEEISVTDEEITKQFEQYTEKWNKRKEELEEIIDSFERNIYMSPFQLNACFFYNNTISAIDYALQKMETWQEEVTKDKKARLVLTHGNLSIQHFVYDDLKNARLLNFERSYFAAPIHDLVPYFYKALRGYPTQCEDCITWLYQYQQDSPLQPAELALFQCYLATPNHMYRHLIEYAKPKQNISELNAVTKLQKIYWQQKNIEYVCTRIDQIEEEKQQQNTQTTSS, encoded by the coding sequence ATGCTGACATCAGTGTTGCGGGGCTATAATATTACACCCGAATATGTTGAAGCATATGGACGTGCCCAAAAAGTAGTTTCAAGAAATGGTACGTACGCATTGAAACAAACAAGCTTAGAACACGCACGTAAATTAGAAAATATTTTTACTTATTTAAGAGAAAAAGGTTTTAATCATTATGTACCAGTGCATAGGGCAGCAAATAATGAATACGTCTTGGAGCAAAAGGACACAGCGTACTATTTAATGCCATGGTATGCTAACAATGCAAATGAAGAGCGTAATGAAAAGCATTTAACAATGTTTAGGGTATTAAGTGACTTGCACCGAAAAACAATGGAAGAAATTTCAGTAACAGATGAAGAGATAACAAAGCAATTTGAGCAATATACGGAGAAATGGAACAAGCGTAAAGAAGAGCTTGAGGAGATTATAGATAGCTTTGAGCGAAATATTTATATGTCCCCGTTTCAGCTTAACGCATGTTTTTTTTATAATAATACGATCAGTGCGATAGACTATGCTTTGCAAAAAATGGAGACATGGCAGGAAGAAGTAACAAAGGATAAAAAAGCACGTCTTGTTTTAACGCATGGTAACTTGTCAATACAGCACTTTGTTTATGATGATTTAAAAAATGCTCGCTTACTAAACTTTGAAAGAAGTTATTTTGCAGCTCCTATTCATGATTTAGTTCCATATTTCTATAAAGCGTTACGAGGCTATCCAACACAATGCGAAGATTGTATTACGTGGTTGTATCAATATCAGCAAGATTCACCTTTACAACCAGCAGAGCTAGCATTATTTCAATGCTATTTAGCTACTCCGAATCATATGTACAGGCACCTTATTGAGTATGCAAAGCCTAAGCAAAATATCTCTGAGTTAAATGCTGTGACTAAATTACAAAAAATATATTGGCAACAAAAAAATATTGAGTATGTGTGCACGCGTATTGATCAAATTGAAGAAGAAAAACAACAACAAAACACCCAAACTACTTCATCGTAG